The genomic DNA CCCGAAGCGGCCGAACAGCCGGAATCCGGCCGCCAGTTGCTCCTTGCGGTACTGGCGTTCGGCCGCCACGTCCTCGAAGGTCGGCGGCAGCGGGATCGTCACGCCGGCGGGGACCGGGCCGATGGCGGCGGAGAGGGCTTCGGGAGTGCTCATGGGGGCTCCAGAGTCCTGCGGGGGGTGGGGGCTGGCCGGAGGGTGGGACGGGCCAAAAGATACACGCGCGTATCGGATACGTCGATGCATCCGATCGGATCGGGAGCGGTATCGTGAGTCGATCACCGCACGAGGAAGGCCCGCCCATGCCCAAGGGAGAGACCAGGCGCCGCCCGCGCACCCGCGCCGCGCTGCTCGACGCCGCCCTGGAGACCTTTGCCGAGCTGGGCTTCCGTGCCGCCACCATCGAGCAGATCTGCGAGCGGGCCGGGTACACCCGGGGTGCCTTCTACTCCAACTTCAGCAGCAAGGAAGAGCTGTTCCTGGCGCTCTTCGACCAGCACAGCGAACGGATCGTCGCCCGGATCCGGGAGCGGATCGACGCCGTGGCGGACGGGGCGCTGACCCTGGACGGGGTCGCCGAGGCGCTCGCCGAGGTCGAGCCCGCCGAGCGCGCCTGGTACCTGGTCACCATGGAGTTCACCCTGCACGCGATCCGCGACCCGCAGGCCGCCTGGGTGCTCGCCCGGCACGACGCCCGGCTGCGTGCCGAGATCGCCCGCGGTCTCACCGAGTACCTGGCCCGGGCCGGGCGCACCCTCACCGCGGACCCCGATGAGGTGGCCCGGCTGCTGATCGCCCTGCGCGAGGGCGCGCTCGCCCAGGCGTACGTGGAGCCCGAGCAGCTGCCGCCCGGGCGCCTGGAGCGGCAGTTCCTCGCCCCGCTGCTGGCCGCGCTCAGCACGGAGCGGCCCCTCTGAGGGGCGGTGGTGTTCACCGGCTGTTCACGGGCCGTCTCTCGGCGGGGTGCGGGTGGTGATCATAGATTCTCCGCGTAGGCCCAGTTGTCCATACAACTTGGACGGCTTGGGCGCGGAGAACCCGGAACGGAGACCCCAGCACATGCCCTCCCCGCTCGGCTCGGCGGACGTCGTCGTCATCGGCGCCGGCATCGTCGGCCTCGCCCACGCCCACGAAGCCCTGGAGCGAGGCCTCACGGTCGCCGTGGTGGAACGCGGCGACCGCGCCACCGGCGCCTCCGTCCGCAACTTCGGCCACGCCTGCGGCACCGCCCAGGACGGCGACGCCCTGCGCTACGCCCGCAACGCCCGCGCCACCTGGGCCCGCCTCGCCGAGGAGGCCGGCTTCTGGCACCGCCGTACCGGCACCGTGATGGTCGCCCGCGCCGAGGACGAACTCGCCGTCCTGCGCGAGTTCGCCGAGCTGCGCGGCGACGAGGTCCGCCCGCTCACCGCCGGACAGGTCGCCGAGCGGATCCCGGTCGGCACCGGCGTCCTCGGCGGCGCCCTCCTCCCCGACGACCTGCGGGTCGACCCGCGCGCCGCGGCCCACGCCATCGCCCGCCACCTGGCCGGGCGCGGCGCCGCCTTCCACTGGACCACCAGCGCCCACGCGATCGAGCCGGGCGCCGTCCACACCAGCCGCGGCACCCTCACCGCCCGCACGATCGTCCTCGCCACCGGCCACGACGTCGACCGGCACTACCCGGAGCTCGCCGCGCGGTTCGGCGTCCGGCGCTGCGCGCTGCGGATGCTGCGGGTCGACGCCCCCGGCGGCGCCACCGTCGAACCCGCCGTGCAGACCGGCTACTCGCTGCTGCGCTACAGCGGCTACGAGGCCTGCCCGAGCCTGCCCGCCGTCCGCGAGCGCCTCACCGCCGAACGGCCCGACCTGATCGGCATCGGCCTCAACCTGATGTACACCCAGCGCCCCGACGGCACCCTCACCATCGGCGACACCCACGCCTACGGCACCACCCTCGACCCGTTCGAGGACGAGGCGCTGGACGCCGCCGTGCTCGCCGAGACCGCCGAGCTGCTCGGCGTCGACGGCCTCACCGTGCGCGAGCGCTGGCGCGGCGTGTACGCCTCCGCGCCGGAGCCGTTCCTGATCGCCGAGCCCGCCGAGGGCGTCCGGGTCGTCTCGGTCACCTCCGGCATCGGCATGACCACCGCGTTCGGCCTGGCGCCCGAGGTGCTGGACGGGCTCGGGTACCCGCGCTGAGCCGGCGTCGCCCGACGGCCGTCAGCCCTTGAGACGGTCGGCGAGGGCGGTCAGGGTCGGGCCGAGCGGGAGGTCGACCGTGGCGGTGGCCAGCCCGTCGCCGCGGGTCGGACCCTGGTTGACGATCACCACCGGCTTGCCGGCCTTGGCGGCGTACCGGACGAAGCGCAGGCCCGACATCACGGTGAGCGAGGACCCCAGCACCAGCAGGCCGGACGCCGCTTCCACCAGCCGGTAGCAGTGCTCGACCCGGGGCTTGGGCACGTTCTCGCCGAAGAACACCACGTCCGGCTTGAGGACGCCGCCGCACGCCTCGCACGGCGCCACCCGGAAACCGGCCACCAGCTCGTCCGGCAGTTCCACGTCGCCGTCCGGGTTCACCCGGACACCCTCCGCCCGGCCCGGCGTGCCGTTCAGCTCGTGCAGGCGCGCGTCCAGCCGCTCCCGGGTGGAGGTGCGCCCGCAGCCCAGGCAGAGGACCCGGTCCAGGCCGCCGTGCAGCTCGACCGCGTCGGCGGTGCCGGCCGCCCGGTGCAGGCCGTCCACGTTCTGGGTGATCACCGCGGAGACGTGGCCCGTGCGGCGCAGCGCCTCTACCGCGTGGTGGCCCGCGTTCGGGCGGGCGCCGGTGATCGTCCGCCAGCCGACGTGGCTGCGCGCCCAGTACCGGCGGCGGGCCTCCTCGCCCGCGGTGAACTCCTGGAACGTCATCGGCCGGTGTCGGCGGTGCCGGCCGGTCGCACCCCGGTAGTCGGGGATCCCCGACTCGGTGGACAGTCCCGCCCCGCTCAGCACCGCGACACCGCGCGCGGCGAGCAGCCCGGCGATGTCCTCCGGGCCGCCGGGGCGGGCGGCCGGCGGACCGCCGCCGTCCACCGGACTGTCGAGCATCGGACGTACGCGCATGCGCCCAGGGTAGTCCGGCCGCGTCGTCCGGACGGAGCAGTGGACCGTGTCCCGGCGGGCGCCGGCGCCGTTGAGCGCCACGTCGATCGTGAGCCTTCGGGGAATCGGGAGCGTCCGTGCGTCGTGGTGCAGCAGTACTGGCCCTTGTCCTCTGCGCGGCCCTGCCCGGCGCGGCAGCGGCGGGCACCGGCCGGGGGACGGTGCAGGAGCAGAGCATCTACCTGCACGCGACCGCGGGCGACGGCTCCAGCGACGGCGTCGCCGACCTGACCGTCACCAAGGAGAACAACGGCTACCGGCTGCGCGGCTACATCGAGGCGGTCTCCGGCTGCGTCGAGCTGAGGGCCGTCAACATGCACCTCGGCTCCTACCTGGGCGGAGACGTGGTGAAGAAGACCTGCGAGCAGAACGTCCACGCCCGGATCAACTCCTGGACCCACCACACCGACGTCGTGCTCAGCGCCGTCGTCCCGCACGGCCCCGACTGGGACTCCTCCATCGTCACCCTCACCGGCCGCCCGTGAGCCGCAGCTGCCGGGTGGCCCCGGGTGCCGGGTGGCCCCCGGTCGTCAGACGGGGAGGAGGCGGGAGGCGAGGGCGGTGAGCCGGCGGGCGTTGCGGCAGGGGTGCATGGGGACGACCTGGGCGTAGGCGAGGGCCGCGGAGTCGCCGGAGCCCCACTGGGACGGCGGCTCGGGGTTGAGCCAGTGGACGCGGCGCGCGGCGGCGGCGATCCGGCGCAGGGCGTCGGTGTCGGGGTCGAAGCCGTTGGTGCGGGCGTCGCCGAGGACCAGGACCGCGGTGCGGGGGCCGACCGCGGTCAGGTGCTCGTCGGCGAACTGGCGGAGCGCCGCGCCGTAGTCGCTGCTGCCGTGGTAGCCCGCCACCTTCGCCTCGGTGAGGATGCGACGGGCCGCCCCGGCGGGCGCCGCGCTCGGACCGGTGAGCAGGTGGGTGACCTCCGCGGTGCGGTTGACGAAGGCGAACACCCGGACCCGGCCGAACTGTTCGCTGATCGCCCGGACCAGCAGCACGGTGAAGTCAGAGAACCCCGCCACCGAGCCGGAGACGTCGCACAGCAGCACCAAATCCGGCTTGCCGGGCCGCCGTTGCCGGTAGGCGGGCCGCAGCGGCACTCCGCCGGTGGACAGCGAGCGGCGCAGCGTCCGCCGCAGGTCCAGCTGCCCGCGCGCCGCCCGGCGCCGCCGGGCGGCCAGCCGGGTGGCCAGTTTGCGGGCCAACGGCTGGACGGCACGCCGCAGTTCGGCGAGCTGCTCGCGGCCCGCGGTGAGGAAGTCGAGTTGGTCGACGGTGGGCGCGACGGCGCGGGCGGCGATCCGCTCGGTACCGCGCAGCTCGGCCACCCGGCGGCGTGCCTCGGTGCCGACCCGGGCGCGGAACTCGCGGATCCGGCGGCGCACTTCGTCCGCCTCCAGGCGGTCGGTGAAGGCGGCGCCGGCGCTGCCCGTTCCGGCGCTGTCCCGGCCCAGGCCGGCGAGCACCCGGGCCAGCAGCGTCTCCGGCTGGAGGCGACCGAGCGCCTGGTGCGCGGAGAAGCCGTCCGAGCCCGGGGCCGATCCGTAGCGGCCCAGCGCGTCCACCGCCTCGCCGGCCAGCCGGGCGAGCGCGGTGCGGTCCCCGCTCGCCAGCGCCTCGGCCAGGCGGGCGCGCAGCTCCTCGACGTCCGGCGCGGCCGCCTGCTCGCGGGCGGCTTCCGGTCGGCCCACCCCGAGCGGGAAGAACAGGTCGAACACCGGGTCGAAGACGGTCCGCTGGGTCGAGGAGCGGAGGACTGCGGCGGCCAGCCCCTCGCGCAGCCGCTCGCGGTCGGCGAAGCCCAGCGCCCCGGCGACCGCCGCCGCGTCCACGGTCTCGGCCGGCCCGATCGGGATGCCGTGCCCGCGCAACGCCCGGACCAGGCCGGTCAGTCGGGCCGCCGGGTCATTCGTGCCGGTCGCGCCGGTCATGCCGGGGTGAGCTTCTCGGCGGCGCGCACGATGTCCTCCTGGTGCTTGAGGACCACGCCCAGGCTCGTCCGGACCACCTCCTCGTCCAGCCGGTCGGCGCCCAGGGCGAGCAGGGTGCGCGCCCAGTCGACGGTCTCGGCGACCGACGGGGCCTTGCGCAGGTCCATCGCCCGCAGCGCGTTCACCACCCGGACCAGCGAGGCGGCCAGTGCCGCGTCCAGCCCGGGCACCCGCAGGCGGACGATCCGCTCCTCCAACTCCGCGTCCGGGAAGCCCAGATGGAGGAAGAGGCAGCGGCGGCGCAGCGCCTCCGACAGCTCGCGGGTCGCATTCGAGGTGAGCAGCACGAACGGGCGCCGCGCGGCCCGGATCGTCCCCAACTCCGGGACGGTCACCTGGAAGTCGCCCAGGACCTCCAGGAGCAGCGCCTCCACCTCCAGGTCCGCCTTGTCCGTCTCGTCCACCAGCAGGACCGTCGGCCCGTCGTTCCGGATCGCCGTCAGCAGCGGGCGCGGCAGCAGGAACTCCTCGCCGAACACGTCGGTCCGGGCGGCGTCCCAGCCGCCGTCACGGCCCGCGGTGATCCGCAGCAACTGCTTGGCGTGGTTCCACTCGTACAGCGCCCGGGACTCGTCGATGCCTTCGTAGCACTGCAGACGGACCAGCCGCGCGTCCGCCACCGCCGCGACCGCCTTGGCGAGCTCCGTCTTGCCGACCCCCGCCGGGCCCTCCACCAGCAGCGGCTTGCCGAGGCGGTCCGCCAGGAAGACGGTGGTGGCCACCGCCTGCGAGGCCAGGTAGCCCGCCTTGGCCAGCCGCTCGACCACCTCGTCCACCGAGCCGAAGAAGCCCGTGTGCAGCTCGCCCATCCCGGCCGACCCCCGTTCGCGCAGTACCGTCCCGCGCCACCCTACTCGCCGGTCACATGGCAGGGGAGAGGTGTCAGACCCCGGCGGCGGGGAGCAGGATGCCCGGCAGCTCCGTGCGGTTGGAGATGCCGAGCTTGCGGTAGATCCGCGCCAGGTGGTTGTCGACCGTACGGGTCGACAGGACGCACTCCGCGGCGATCTCCCGACTCGTCCGGCCCCGCGCCGCCATCAGCGCGATCTCCCGCTCGCGGGAACTCAGCGGATCCGCACCCGGCAACGGCGTCAGACCCGGCGTCGCGGCACCCTCGCACCCCGCCGCCAGATCCTGCGAACGCTGCGCCGCCCGCGCCGACCGGCCCCGGTGCCCCGCCGCCTGCCAGGCGAGCGCCGCCGCCGCGAAACCCTCCGCCGCCCGCAGGTCCGCACCCAGCCCGGCGAGCCGCTCCGCCGCAGCCTCCAGCGCCTCCGCGCGGCCCGCGCCCGCCGCCAACGCCAACTCGGCGCGGGCCGCCGCGTACGGGCCCTGCATCCGGGCCGCCGCCGCCGCGAGCGCGTCCGCCTCCTCGGCCACGCCCCAGCGCACCAGGTCGTCCAGCATCGCGACCGCCGCCGTCACCTCCCCGTCCGCGAGCGCGTGCCCCGCGGCGGACCGCAGCAGCGCCGCGGCCGTCGGCAGATTGCCGGCGCACAGCGTCGCCCACGCCTGCGCGCGGACGGTGTCCCAGGCACGGACCGGCGCGTCCGGCCCGGCCGGACCGTCCAGCTCCGCCGCCTCCGGGGCGACCTGCCCGAGATGGGCCGCCGCCAGCACCGCGCCCGCGAGCGCACGCCGTTCCACGAACGGCTGGCGGCGCAACCGCGCCTGCGCGCGGGCCTCACGGAAATGCGCCAGCGCGGACGCCGGACGGCCCCGCTCCAGGGCGATCCGGCCCAGCGCCCACGGGAACCACGCGGTCAGCGCCGGAACGGGCGAACGCAGCATCGCCGCCTGGCCCTCCCGGGCCGCCGCCTCGCCCTCCGGCAGCCGGCCCGCCTCCAACAGGGCCACCGCGAGGAGGTAGAGGTTGCGGGCCGGGTAGTAGACGGCGGACCGGTCGGCGAGGCGCCGGTGGGCGGCGTAGGCGGTCCGGCAGGTCTCCACCGCGTCCGCGACGCGGCCGGAGGCCATCTCGACGCGCAGGCGGGCCTGGAGTTCGAGGACGCTCCCCTGCGACCCGCCTCCGGCGGGGGGTTCGGTGACGGCTGCCGGGCCGCTCGCGCCTGCGGCGGGCTGCTGCTGCGGCGGGGGTGCGGGCTGCCCTGCGCGTGCGGCGGGCACGGACGTGGGCTCGCTCGCGCCTGCGGCGGGCTGGTGGAGCGCGCTGGCGGTTGCGGGCACGGCGGCGCCTGTGGCGGGTTGCTCTGCGGTTGTCGCGGCGGCGGGGTGGCGGGTGAGGGCCAGCTGGGCCTCGGCGGTGCGGCCGGCGGCGGTGAGGAGGGTGGCTTCGCAGGCGGTGAGGGCGGGGTGGGGGCCGATGCGGGTGGTGGCTCCGGTGAGGACGGCCATGGCGTCGGCGGGCTGTTCGACGCCGTAGAAGAGGGTGGTGGCGAGGGTGACGGCGGCGGCCGCGACGTCGGTCCCGGTGCGGGCGGCGGCGAAGGCGTCGCGCAGGACGGGCAGGGCTTCGGCGAAGTCGCCCTGCTGGCCGAGGGCTTCGCCGAGCATCAGGCCGGCGGCGACGTTCGGTCCGTGGAGGAGGGCGGCGCGGGCGAGCCGGCACATGGTGGGGACGTCGTCGCTGCGCAGGGCCTGCCCGGCGGCGCGCACCAGCAGATCGGGGCAGGCGGTGCCGGTGGCGTCGAGGTCCCAGCAGGCGAGGGCGAGTTCGTCGCCGCCGCGGCGGGCGCCGTGGGCGCGGACCCGGGCGGCCTGCCCGAGCAGCAGGGCGCGGGCGCGGACGAGGGTGGTGCGGGCGCGGAGCAGGGGTGCGTGCCAGGCGTGGGCGAGGGCGGTGTGGGTGCGGCGGTCGTCCGTCCAGACGGTGAGCAGGTCGAGTTCCTCGAGTTCGGCGAGGGCGTCGGCGGTGGCGTGGTGGAGGGCGTCGTCGAGGCCGACGGGGCCGCAGTGGGCGAGGAGTTCGAGGACGGTGCGCTGT from Kitasatospora terrestris includes the following:
- a CDS encoding TIGR03364 family FAD-dependent oxidoreductase, with the protein product MPSPLGSADVVVIGAGIVGLAHAHEALERGLTVAVVERGDRATGASVRNFGHACGTAQDGDALRYARNARATWARLAEEAGFWHRRTGTVMVARAEDELAVLREFAELRGDEVRPLTAGQVAERIPVGTGVLGGALLPDDLRVDPRAAAHAIARHLAGRGAAFHWTTSAHAIEPGAVHTSRGTLTARTIVLATGHDVDRHYPELAARFGVRRCALRMLRVDAPGGATVEPAVQTGYSLLRYSGYEACPSLPAVRERLTAERPDLIGIGLNLMYTQRPDGTLTIGDTHAYGTTLDPFEDEALDAAVLAETAELLGVDGLTVRERWRGVYASAPEPFLIAEPAEGVRVVSVTSGIGMTTAFGLAPEVLDGLGYPR
- a CDS encoding NAD-dependent protein deacetylase, with product MRVRPMLDSPVDGGGPPAARPGGPEDIAGLLAARGVAVLSGAGLSTESGIPDYRGATGRHRRHRPMTFQEFTAGEEARRRYWARSHVGWRTITGARPNAGHHAVEALRRTGHVSAVITQNVDGLHRAAGTADAVELHGGLDRVLCLGCGRTSTRERLDARLHELNGTPGRAEGVRVNPDGDVELPDELVAGFRVAPCEACGGVLKPDVVFFGENVPKPRVEHCYRLVEAASGLLVLGSSLTVMSGLRFVRYAAKAGKPVVIVNQGPTRGDGLATATVDLPLGPTLTALADRLKG
- a CDS encoding VWA domain-containing protein, producing the protein MTGATGTNDPAARLTGLVRALRGHGIPIGPAETVDAAAVAGALGFADRERLREGLAAAVLRSSTQRTVFDPVFDLFFPLGVGRPEAAREQAAAPDVEELRARLAEALASGDRTALARLAGEAVDALGRYGSAPGSDGFSAHQALGRLQPETLLARVLAGLGRDSAGTGSAGAAFTDRLEADEVRRRIREFRARVGTEARRRVAELRGTERIAARAVAPTVDQLDFLTAGREQLAELRRAVQPLARKLATRLAARRRRAARGQLDLRRTLRRSLSTGGVPLRPAYRQRRPGKPDLVLLCDVSGSVAGFSDFTVLLVRAISEQFGRVRVFAFVNRTAEVTHLLTGPSAAPAGAARRILTEAKVAGYHGSSDYGAALRQFADEHLTAVGPRTAVLVLGDARTNGFDPDTDALRRIAAAARRVHWLNPEPPSQWGSGDSAALAYAQVVPMHPCRNARRLTALASRLLPV
- a CDS encoding helix-turn-helix transcriptional regulator; amino-acid sequence: MTAAYRRLPMSLSGLPFVGRRAELSALRSALRRPTVRAAVVTGPPGAGKSRTGEEFLVAAEQAGHRCWRIRATEAAAAVPLLALAPLLPPQHADDPVELFREVARKVTGGGPRPVVLVDDAHRLDPTSLSLLGLLAEQAGLFLVATLPAETDLPEILRTWWRQDTLRHVPLDPFGPQETGELLHAALGGPVAAPARAAFDTAGGGNPLLLRELLRTAVTAGTLRDIRGIWCLDGSLDQLTVDGLVPDLLRDLPREQRTVLELLAHCGPVGLDDALHHATADALAELEELDLLTVWTDDRRTHTALAHAWHAPLLRARTTLVRARALLLGQAARVRAHGARRGGDELALACWDLDATGTACPDLLVRAAGQALRSDDVPTMCRLARAALLHGPNVAAGLMLGEALGQQGDFAEALPVLRDAFAAARTGTDVAAAAVTLATTLFYGVEQPADAMAVLTGATTRIGPHPALTACEATLLTAAGRTAEAQLALTRHPAAATTAEQPATGAAVPATASALHQPAAGASEPTSVPAARAGQPAPPPQQQPAAGASGPAAVTEPPAGGGSQGSVLELQARLRVEMASGRVADAVETCRTAYAAHRRLADRSAVYYPARNLYLLAVALLEAGRLPEGEAAAREGQAAMLRSPVPALTAWFPWALGRIALERGRPASALAHFREARAQARLRRQPFVERRALAGAVLAAAHLGQVAPEAAELDGPAGPDAPVRAWDTVRAQAWATLCAGNLPTAAALLRSAAGHALADGEVTAAVAMLDDLVRWGVAEEADALAAAAARMQGPYAAARAELALAAGAGRAEALEAAAERLAGLGADLRAAEGFAAAALAWQAAGHRGRSARAAQRSQDLAAGCEGAATPGLTPLPGADPLSSREREIALMAARGRTSREIAAECVLSTRTVDNHLARIYRKLGISNRTELPGILLPAAGV
- a CDS encoding MoxR family ATPase; this translates as MGELHTGFFGSVDEVVERLAKAGYLASQAVATTVFLADRLGKPLLVEGPAGVGKTELAKAVAAVADARLVRLQCYEGIDESRALYEWNHAKQLLRITAGRDGGWDAARTDVFGEEFLLPRPLLTAIRNDGPTVLLVDETDKADLEVEALLLEVLGDFQVTVPELGTIRAARRPFVLLTSNATRELSEALRRRCLFLHLGFPDAELEERIVRLRVPGLDAALAASLVRVVNALRAMDLRKAPSVAETVDWARTLLALGADRLDEEVVRTSLGVVLKHQEDIVRAAEKLTPA
- a CDS encoding TetR/AcrR family transcriptional regulator, with the protein product MPKGETRRRPRTRAALLDAALETFAELGFRAATIEQICERAGYTRGAFYSNFSSKEELFLALFDQHSERIVARIRERIDAVADGALTLDGVAEALAEVEPAERAWYLVTMEFTLHAIRDPQAAWVLARHDARLRAEIARGLTEYLARAGRTLTADPDEVARLLIALREGALAQAYVEPEQLPPGRLERQFLAPLLAALSTERPL